A DNA window from Bacteroides cellulosilyticus contains the following coding sequences:
- a CDS encoding fumarylacetoacetate hydrolase family protein has translation MKIIAVGMNYALHNKELGHTLVNKEPVIFMKPDSAILKDGKPFFIPDFSDEVHYETEVVVRICRLGKNIAPRFANRYYDAVTVGIDFTARDLQRKFREAGNPWELCKGFDHSAAIGTFVPLEQAGGDLQQLDFRLEIDGKEVQHGNTSDMLFKVDEIIAYVSRFMTLKIGDLLFTGTPAGVGPVQIGQHLEGYLGEDKLLDFYIR, from the coding sequence ATGAAGATTATTGCTGTCGGAATGAACTATGCACTGCACAATAAAGAGCTGGGGCATACGTTAGTTAATAAAGAGCCGGTTATCTTCATGAAGCCCGACTCGGCTATATTGAAAGACGGAAAGCCTTTCTTTATTCCCGATTTTTCGGATGAGGTTCATTACGAAACTGAGGTGGTGGTACGTATTTGCCGTTTGGGAAAAAACATTGCGCCGCGCTTTGCCAACCGTTATTATGACGCAGTGACTGTAGGCATCGACTTTACGGCACGCGACTTACAACGTAAGTTCCGTGAAGCGGGTAATCCCTGGGAACTTTGCAAAGGGTTCGACCATTCGGCAGCTATCGGAACTTTTGTTCCTTTGGAGCAGGCAGGAGGCGATTTGCAGCAGCTTGATTTCCGTCTGGAAATAGACGGCAAGGAAGTGCAGCATGGCAATACCTCGGATATGCTTTTCAAAGTGGATGAGATCATTGCATACGTCAGCCGCTTTATGACGCTGAAAATAGGCGACCTGTTGTTTACGGGAACTCCCGCAGGCGTAGGTCCGGTACAGATAGGACAGCATTTGGAAGGATACCTCGGAGAAGATAAGTTGCTCGACTTTTATATTCGTTGA
- a CDS encoding redox-sensing transcriptional repressor Rex, whose protein sequence is MTTNQAIQYKDSMKVPEPTLRRLPWYLSNVKLLKQRGERYVSSTQISKEINIDASQIAKDLSYVNISGRTRVGYEVDTLIAVLEDFLGFTDMHKAFLFGVGSLGGALLRDSGLKHFGLEIVAAFDVTPELVGTTLNGIPIFHSSEFEQKMREYDVNIGVLTVPIEIAQCITDTMIAGGIKAVWNFTPFRIRVPENIVVQNTSLYAHLAVMFNRLNFNEIE, encoded by the coding sequence ATGACAACGAACCAGGCAATTCAATATAAGGATAGCATGAAAGTGCCGGAGCCTACTTTGCGCAGGTTGCCGTGGTACTTGTCGAATGTTAAGCTGCTCAAGCAGCGGGGCGAACGGTACGTCTCTTCTACACAGATATCCAAAGAAATCAATATAGATGCTTCACAGATAGCCAAGGATTTGTCGTATGTCAACATCTCCGGACGTACGCGTGTGGGCTACGAAGTCGATACGCTGATAGCCGTACTGGAAGACTTCCTCGGATTTACCGATATGCATAAAGCATTTCTGTTTGGAGTAGGTAGCCTGGGTGGTGCATTGTTGCGCGACTCCGGTTTGAAGCACTTCGGGCTGGAAATTGTAGCAGCATTTGATGTGACCCCGGAATTGGTAGGCACTACATTGAACGGAATACCGATCTTTCATTCCAGTGAATTCGAGCAGAAGATGCGCGAATATGATGTGAACATCGGTGTGCTGACTGTACCTATTGAGATAGCCCAATGCATTACGGATACCATGATAGCCGGTGGCATCAAAGCTGTATGGAACTTTACCCCGTTCCGTATCCGTGTGCCGGAAAATATTGTTGTTCAGAATACTTCTCTATATGCTCATTTGGCGGTGATGTTCAACCGCCTGAATTTTAACGAAATCGAATAA
- a CDS encoding DUF5686 family protein: protein MKRIIWLFLLSLVTILSFAQSFKGTVTDTDGKPVPYAALYLREMKSGLTTDEHGRFQTKLSAGQYTCEVSSLGFISQTFTFQMLNRDYEKDIVLAERTYSLPEVNITKGNEDPAYAVMRKAIARAPYYRTQIKSYTAGTYLKGTGKGTAIPAVLKLSKEVRKDAKEWLGKLFVLEQQQIVNFTAPNVWNNKVLANKNSFPEEIGVDMGITTINLYTPELFGKVSPLNKNAFSYYRFKLDACFVEEGQMINKIRVIPKKDDNRLLEGDLFIVEDLWCISAADVNVRATGLRAKIKITCKEVQSSVFLPVSITTSSTIDIMGFKAEASYLAAIHYREVKTDIQPETNTDKTAKPVTATAVAQPKKHKFERPARIGRKDTQVDSLADKRDSLYWTTIRSVPLRLEEVQSYQYKEEKIALKDLSPGEKSEKKTAVGQVLNTIMWGKTFRTSNKNAWLTLPGLSAYIPEYNFVDGFWLGVKLKTGVKLSESSTLRFVPSFYYTTARRNWIGQGELTLDYAPRNRGYLSLSGGLLSADYNSESGESRLINSMSSSLFGHNHLKLYENAFFTVGHAIEPANGLLFSSSLSWQRRKMLDNHIRKSWFKRDAEPNIPENTAFRPMPENDILKASFELEYTPAHYYHMSQGKKVYEASRYPTFALKYDRAFPMSGSRYLTSYHLMQFSAKQKIEFGMFNRLHWSVNAGSFFDAKNLQFPDFKHFASTRILVTERSFDTGFSLLDNYVLSTNTRWAQANVSWYTPYLLLKYLPFLSRKAFDEALHLRSIVIYGRRPYTEIGYSIGFSDMARIGVFAGFDCLKFHSVGVSLSLPLSLFADK, encoded by the coding sequence GCACAATCTTTCAAGGGTACTGTTACGGATACTGACGGAAAGCCGGTTCCTTATGCCGCTCTCTATCTGAGAGAAATGAAGTCAGGTTTAACTACCGATGAGCATGGGCGGTTTCAAACGAAATTATCTGCCGGACAATATACCTGTGAGGTCTCTTCTTTAGGATTCATATCCCAGACCTTTACTTTTCAAATGCTGAATCGTGATTATGAGAAGGATATAGTGCTTGCCGAACGTACCTATAGCCTGCCGGAAGTAAACATCACCAAGGGAAATGAAGACCCTGCCTATGCAGTGATGCGTAAAGCGATAGCACGTGCTCCTTATTATCGCACTCAGATAAAAAGCTACACTGCCGGCACGTATCTGAAGGGAACCGGTAAAGGGACCGCTATTCCCGCTGTCCTGAAATTATCCAAAGAGGTGCGGAAAGATGCAAAAGAATGGCTTGGAAAGCTGTTTGTCTTGGAGCAACAGCAGATCGTGAATTTTACTGCCCCCAATGTTTGGAATAATAAGGTATTGGCCAATAAGAACTCTTTTCCAGAAGAAATAGGGGTGGACATGGGTATAACTACGATTAATCTCTATACCCCCGAGCTTTTCGGTAAAGTTTCCCCGTTAAATAAAAATGCTTTCTCGTACTATCGTTTCAAACTTGACGCTTGCTTTGTGGAAGAAGGACAAATGATAAATAAGATCCGTGTGATTCCCAAGAAAGACGATAACCGTTTGCTGGAAGGAGACCTGTTCATTGTAGAAGATTTGTGGTGCATATCGGCTGCTGATGTCAATGTTCGTGCTACCGGGTTGAGAGCAAAGATTAAAATCACTTGCAAGGAAGTACAGTCTTCTGTTTTTCTGCCGGTTTCTATTACGACCTCTTCTACCATTGATATAATGGGTTTCAAGGCAGAGGCTTCTTATCTGGCAGCAATACACTATAGAGAGGTAAAAACGGATATCCAGCCGGAGACCAATACGGATAAAACGGCAAAACCTGTAACTGCCACTGCAGTAGCGCAGCCGAAGAAACATAAATTTGAACGTCCGGCACGGATCGGACGCAAAGATACTCAGGTTGATTCGCTTGCCGATAAGCGGGATTCTCTTTATTGGACCACTATCCGTAGTGTGCCGTTGCGATTGGAAGAAGTGCAGAGTTATCAATATAAAGAAGAAAAGATTGCGCTGAAAGATTTATCACCCGGAGAAAAATCCGAGAAGAAAACAGCGGTCGGGCAAGTACTGAATACCATTATGTGGGGAAAGACTTTCAGGACTTCCAACAAAAATGCATGGTTAACTTTACCTGGTCTTTCCGCTTATATTCCCGAATATAATTTTGTGGATGGCTTCTGGTTAGGAGTTAAGCTAAAGACAGGAGTGAAGTTATCAGAATCTTCTACACTTCGTTTTGTGCCTTCTTTCTATTATACCACTGCCCGCAGAAACTGGATTGGACAAGGAGAACTGACGCTGGATTATGCTCCCCGGAACCGTGGTTATTTATCTCTTTCCGGAGGTCTTCTGTCCGCCGATTATAATTCGGAAAGCGGAGAATCCCGTTTGATTAACAGTATGTCCAGCTCGCTGTTCGGTCATAATCATCTGAAGCTTTATGAGAATGCCTTCTTCACTGTTGGCCATGCGATAGAGCCGGCTAACGGATTACTTTTTTCTTCCTCACTTTCCTGGCAACGCAGGAAGATGCTGGATAACCATATCCGTAAAAGTTGGTTCAAAAGAGATGCCGAACCGAATATTCCGGAAAACACAGCTTTCCGACCAATGCCGGAGAATGATATCCTGAAAGCTTCTTTTGAGTTGGAGTACACTCCGGCTCACTACTATCACATGTCGCAAGGTAAGAAAGTGTATGAAGCTTCCCGTTATCCTACATTTGCCTTGAAATATGACAGAGCTTTCCCTATGAGCGGAAGTCGTTATCTTACCTCGTACCACCTGATGCAATTCTCGGCTAAACAGAAAATCGAATTCGGTATGTTCAATCGCCTGCATTGGTCAGTGAATGCAGGCTCATTCTTTGATGCAAAGAATCTTCAGTTCCCCGACTTTAAGCATTTCGCTTCTACCCGCATATTGGTTACGGAACGTTCTTTCGATACCGGGTTTAGTTTACTGGATAACTACGTTTTGTCCACTAATACCCGCTGGGCACAGGCTAATGTCTCCTGGTATACTCCATATCTGCTTTTGAAATATCTTCCTTTTCTGTCAAGAAAAGCATTTGATGAAGCCTTGCATCTTCGTTCCATCGTGATATATGGTCGGCGCCCCTATACGGAGATTGGATATTCGATCGGGTTTTCTGATATGGCACGGATAGGAGTCTTTGCCGGTTTCGATTGCCTGAAGTTCCATTCGGTGGGAGTTTCCCTTAGTTTGCCGTTATCCCTCTTTGCTGACAAGTAA